TGTATTGACCTCATTGGTAGGCTTGGTGTTTTTTAAGCAAACACTGGATACAGCAGCGGTGGTTGGTATTGCGATGATTGTGGGCGGTGTCGTTGTGATGAATTTACTGTCTAATTCTGTCGGGCATTAATCGTGTATCTGGAGATAAAAATGGAAGCTGAAAACGCGCATAAGCGCAAAAAACAACCAGAAGTAGTACGTCGGGCATTACTCGACCAAGCGGCACGCATTACTTTAGAGCAAGGTTTGGCCAAGGTGACCTTCCAAGCGGTTGCTGATGCAGTCGGAGTAACTAAAGGCGGCGTGATGCATCATTTCACCACCAAAAACGCGTTGGTCATGGAAGTATTTCATGACGCGATGAAAAAGTTTGAGGTGGAAGTTGACTCGGCTATGGCAAAAGACCCAGTGCGTTTTGGCTCCTTTACCCGTGCTTATATCAATGCCACGATTAGCTTGGGCGAAAAAGGGCAGCATGAGTTCAATAGCCAAGCGACATTATATGCATTGATGCTAGGCGATAGTGAGCTACGTGACTTATGGGCAGAGTGGGCAAATGCACAATTAAAGAAACATGAAGCAACCGACAATACCGAAACATTATGTATGGTGCGTTTAGTCGCTGATGGTATTTGGCTCTCTGATTTTTCAGGAATCAATATCTCAGATAAAGCATCTATTCATAAACGCTTGATAAGCATGACGCAATCTGAGAAAGAGTAAGACGCTGCTCTCAACTGATTTATCGAAGAAACGTTTTTTATTAAAACAGCATTGAAAGACAGGCTTGTAGCAATAGGCTATATAAATTTATTTTAAACATTTAACCCATGACGAGATTA
The window above is part of the Psychrobacter cryohalolentis K5 genome. Proteins encoded here:
- a CDS encoding TetR/AcrR family transcriptional regulator; this translates as MEAENAHKRKKQPEVVRRALLDQAARITLEQGLAKVTFQAVADAVGVTKGGVMHHFTTKNALVMEVFHDAMKKFEVEVDSAMAKDPVRFGSFTRAYINATISLGEKGQHEFNSQATLYALMLGDSELRDLWAEWANAQLKKHEATDNTETLCMVRLVADGIWLSDFSGINISDKASIHKRLISMTQSEKE